The following proteins are co-located in the Polymorphospora rubra genome:
- a CDS encoding LLM class flavin-dependent oxidoreductase, which translates to MTFHWFLPTSGDSDQVGAATVTTGAARHDRAATVEYLGAVARAAEEAGFSAALTPVGSGCPDPWIVCSAVAQHTSTLRMLVAVRAGFALPTLVAQQAQAFQSISGGRLAINIVTGGDPAEQRAYGDFLDHSARYARTAEYLEVLRLAWAGRPFDHTGEHYRVEAGGLAVPLTDPPPIYFGGASPAAEAVAARYADVQLMWGEPPTAIADRVARIRRLAAGHGRTLRTGIRLHVIARETAAQAWAEADRLLAGMDADRIAAAQARFARMDSVGQARMTALNEGTTTGLTIAPNLWAGVGLVREGAGTALVGSYDEVAARIDEYAALGVDEFVLSAWPHLEEAVRVGRHVLPRTVAGRAAAARLTVSAAT; encoded by the coding sequence ATGACCTTCCACTGGTTCCTTCCCACGTCCGGCGACAGCGACCAGGTCGGCGCGGCGACGGTCACCACCGGCGCCGCCCGGCACGACCGGGCGGCGACGGTCGAATACCTCGGCGCGGTCGCCCGGGCCGCCGAGGAGGCCGGCTTCTCCGCCGCGCTGACCCCGGTCGGCTCCGGCTGCCCGGACCCCTGGATCGTGTGCAGCGCGGTCGCCCAACACACCTCGACGCTGCGGATGCTGGTCGCCGTACGGGCCGGGTTCGCCCTGCCGACCCTCGTCGCGCAGCAGGCCCAGGCGTTCCAGTCGATCTCCGGTGGGCGGCTCGCGATCAATATCGTGACCGGCGGCGACCCGGCCGAGCAGCGGGCGTACGGCGACTTCCTGGACCACTCGGCCCGCTACGCCCGCACCGCCGAATACCTCGAGGTGCTGCGGCTGGCCTGGGCCGGCCGGCCGTTCGACCACACCGGCGAGCACTACCGGGTGGAGGCCGGCGGGCTGGCGGTGCCGCTCACCGACCCGCCGCCGATCTACTTCGGCGGCGCGTCGCCGGCGGCCGAGGCGGTCGCCGCCCGGTATGCCGACGTGCAGTTGATGTGGGGCGAGCCGCCGACGGCCATCGCCGACCGGGTGGCGCGGATCCGGCGGCTGGCCGCCGGACACGGACGTACCCTGCGCACCGGCATCCGGCTGCACGTCATCGCCCGGGAGACCGCGGCGCAGGCGTGGGCCGAGGCGGACCGGCTGCTGGCCGGCATGGACGCCGACCGGATCGCCGCCGCGCAGGCCCGGTTCGCCCGGATGGACTCGGTCGGTCAGGCCCGGATGACGGCCCTCAACGAGGGCACGACCACCGGCCTGACCATCGCGCCGAACCTCTGGGCCGGCGTCGGCCTGGTCCGCGAGGGCGCGGGCACCGCACTGGTCGGCAGCTACGACGAGGTCGCCGCCCGGATCGACGAGTACGCGGCGCTCGGGGTGGACGAGTTCGTCCTCTCCGCCTGGCCGCACCTGGAGGAGGCCGTACGGGTCGGCCGGCACGTCCTGCCACGTACCGTCGCCGGTCGGGCCGCCGCCGCCCGACTCACGGTCTCGGCCGCGACATGA
- a CDS encoding M16 family metallopeptidase, with product MAARRARIPATKYPVERLTLDNGLRVVLAPDRTAPVVGVAVVYDVGIRSEPEGRTGFAHLFEHLMFQGSANLEKLAHFRHVQGAGGTFNGSTHFDYTDYFETLPSNALERTLFLEADRMRGPRLTEENLRNQVDVVKEEIRVNVLNRPYGGFPWLKLPPVLFDTFPNAHDGYGSFTDLEGATVADAADFFERYYACGNAVLAVAGDFDVTEATALVERHFGDVPARPAPERPSFAEPDLTAERRQSYTDPLAPLPAFASAWRVPDPIDDFDAYLPYVVLAEVLTDGEASRLVERLVQRDRSVTSVGSYLGFMGEAFEVRDPTAMLLQAHLPPGGDVDKVLRTVDEELDRLATDGLAPGELARTQARMATHLLRDNDAVLGRALGVAVLEQQRGAPELINELPRLVGAVTQEQVRAAAATLRPDRRATVEVVAGAAAPAGKGKGKANK from the coding sequence GTGGCTGCCCGCAGAGCAAGAATTCCGGCAACGAAATACCCCGTCGAGCGGCTGACGCTCGACAACGGCCTGCGGGTGGTGCTGGCACCCGACCGAACCGCGCCGGTGGTCGGGGTCGCCGTCGTATACGACGTCGGCATCCGGTCCGAGCCCGAGGGCCGAACCGGCTTCGCCCACCTCTTCGAACACCTGATGTTCCAGGGGTCGGCCAACCTGGAGAAGCTGGCGCACTTCCGGCACGTGCAGGGCGCGGGCGGCACCTTCAACGGCTCCACCCACTTCGACTACACCGACTATTTCGAGACGCTGCCGAGCAACGCCCTCGAACGCACGCTCTTTCTCGAGGCCGACCGGATGCGCGGTCCCCGGCTGACCGAGGAGAACCTGCGCAACCAGGTGGACGTGGTCAAGGAGGAGATCCGGGTCAACGTCCTCAACCGCCCGTACGGCGGTTTCCCCTGGTTGAAGCTGCCGCCGGTGCTGTTCGACACCTTCCCGAACGCGCACGACGGCTACGGCTCATTCACCGATCTCGAAGGCGCGACCGTCGCCGACGCGGCCGACTTCTTCGAGCGCTACTACGCCTGCGGCAACGCGGTGCTGGCGGTGGCCGGCGACTTCGACGTCACCGAGGCGACCGCGCTGGTCGAGCGGCACTTCGGCGACGTACCGGCCCGGCCCGCGCCGGAGCGGCCGAGCTTCGCCGAGCCCGACCTGACCGCCGAGCGGCGGCAGTCCTACACCGACCCGCTGGCGCCGCTGCCGGCGTTCGCGTCGGCGTGGCGGGTGCCGGACCCGATCGACGACTTCGACGCCTACCTGCCGTACGTGGTGCTGGCCGAGGTGCTGACCGACGGCGAGGCGTCCCGGCTGGTCGAGCGGCTGGTGCAGCGGGACAGGTCGGTCACCAGCGTCGGCAGCTACCTGGGCTTCATGGGCGAGGCGTTCGAGGTACGCGACCCGACGGCGATGCTGCTGCAGGCGCACCTGCCGCCCGGCGGCGACGTCGACAAGGTCCTGCGTACGGTCGACGAGGAACTGGACCGGCTGGCCACGGACGGGCTGGCCCCGGGCGAGTTGGCGCGTACCCAGGCCCGGATGGCGACCCACCTGCTACGCGACAACGACGCGGTGCTCGGGCGGGCCCTCGGGGTGGCGGTGCTGGAACAGCAGCGCGGCGCCCCCGAGCTGATCAACGAGTTGCCGCGACTGGTCGGCGCGGTGACGCAGGAGCAGGTCCGGGCCGCCGCGGCCACGCTGCGGCCGGACCGTCGGGCGACGGTGGAGGTCGTCGCCGGTGCCGCGGCTCCGGCCGGAAAGGGAAAGGGAAAGGCGAACAAGTGA
- a CDS encoding M16 family metallopeptidase — MTHTLPPLGPSRKLKPPKEVERTLPNGLTVLAIRRPAVPLVEVRLRVPFARAHLARSALLSQTLLSGTATKSTVDIAAELQAVGGGLAAGLDPDRLVVSGNGLVTGLDRILDVLAEVLTGAAYPKTEVAVERDRLVDRIQVAQSQPSHLARAALLRRMYGNHPYAVQTPDVDQVEAVRPGQLRALHAARIHPAGATLVLVGDFSPGKALDSAERALAGWTGGGADVTLPPAPPLVPAPLLLVDRPGAVQSSLRMALPAVERTHPDHAALQLANLVFGGYFSSRWVENIREDKGYTYGPHSLIEHSEAGSALVVAAEVATEVTGPALLETLYELGRLASLPPKEDELEQARQYALGTLQLGMSTQAGLASLASTYAGFGLRLDYLTEHSARLAKATRDEVAAAAAKYLAPAGAVTVVLGDADRVGSAVAALTPVERAVAQP, encoded by the coding sequence GTGACGCACACGCTCCCGCCGCTCGGACCCAGCCGCAAGCTCAAGCCGCCGAAGGAGGTGGAGCGGACCCTGCCGAACGGGCTGACCGTACTGGCCATCCGGCGCCCGGCCGTGCCGCTGGTCGAGGTACGGCTGCGGGTGCCGTTCGCCCGTGCCCACCTGGCCCGCTCCGCCCTGCTCTCCCAGACGCTGCTGTCCGGCACCGCCACGAAGTCCACGGTGGACATCGCCGCCGAGTTGCAGGCCGTCGGCGGCGGCCTGGCGGCGGGGCTGGACCCCGACCGGCTGGTGGTCTCCGGCAACGGCCTGGTCACCGGGCTCGACCGGATCCTCGACGTCCTCGCCGAGGTCCTCACCGGTGCCGCCTATCCGAAGACCGAGGTGGCCGTCGAGCGGGACCGGCTCGTCGACCGGATCCAGGTCGCACAGAGCCAGCCGAGTCACCTGGCCCGCGCGGCGCTGCTGCGCCGGATGTACGGCAACCACCCGTACGCGGTCCAGACGCCGGACGTCGACCAGGTCGAGGCGGTCCGCCCCGGTCAGTTGCGGGCGCTGCACGCGGCGCGGATCCATCCGGCCGGCGCCACCCTGGTCCTCGTCGGCGACTTCTCGCCGGGCAAGGCGCTCGACTCGGCCGAGCGGGCCCTGGCCGGCTGGACCGGTGGCGGTGCCGACGTGACGCTGCCGCCCGCGCCACCGCTGGTCCCCGCCCCGCTGCTCCTGGTGGACCGGCCGGGGGCCGTCCAGTCGTCGCTGCGGATGGCGCTGCCGGCGGTCGAGCGGACCCATCCCGACCATGCCGCGCTGCAACTGGCCAACCTGGTCTTCGGCGGCTACTTCTCGTCGCGCTGGGTGGAGAACATTCGCGAGGACAAGGGGTACACGTACGGGCCGCACTCGCTGATCGAGCACAGTGAGGCGGGCTCGGCGCTGGTGGTGGCCGCCGAGGTGGCCACCGAGGTGACCGGTCCGGCGCTGCTGGAGACGCTCTACGAACTCGGCCGGCTCGCCTCGCTGCCGCCGAAGGAGGACGAACTGGAGCAGGCCCGGCAGTACGCGCTGGGCACGCTGCAACTCGGCATGTCGACGCAGGCCGGACTGGCGAGCCTCGCCAGCACGTACGCCGGGTTCGGGTTGCGGCTGGACTACCTGACCGAGCATTCGGCGCGGCTGGCGAAGGCGACCCGCGACGAGGTGGCCGCCGCCGCGGCGAAGTATCTGGCGCCGGCGGGCGCGGTCACCGTCGTGCTCGGCGACGCCGACAGGGTCGGGTCCGCGGTGGCGGCGCTGACCCCGGTCGAGCGCGCGGTCGCGCAACCGTGA
- the nudC gene encoding NAD(+) diphosphatase, whose amino-acid sequence MTGWPDGPVPPLARSTLDRAAHRRTDPVWLADAWKRARVLVVDAAAGGRALVEGAATAPVLVLLDADAAPEVDPAGRLFLGVEPDGTPVFAVDAPLPARAGARAVTLRDVGHLLGDRDAGVFTSAVALANWHAAQPFSPASGQPTSVAGAGWSRIDGEGRQLWPRTDPAMIVAVHDGVSGPDGRCLLGNNATWPDREGELRFSCLAGYVEPGESAEAAVLREVDEEVGVTLDRIEYAGSQAWPFPGSLMLGFLATADAGQPLRVDPTEIAVARWFTRREIAAVLAGERVDAGDGRAVTLPMESSIAFFLISRWLEG is encoded by the coding sequence GTGACCGGTTGGCCGGACGGGCCGGTGCCGCCGCTGGCCCGGTCGACCCTCGACCGGGCCGCCCACCGGCGTACCGACCCGGTCTGGCTCGCCGACGCCTGGAAACGGGCCCGGGTGCTGGTCGTCGATGCGGCGGCCGGCGGTCGGGCCCTGGTCGAGGGGGCGGCGACGGCCCCGGTGCTGGTGCTCCTCGACGCCGACGCGGCACCGGAGGTCGACCCGGCGGGGCGGCTGTTCCTCGGCGTCGAGCCGGACGGCACGCCGGTCTTCGCGGTCGACGCGCCGCTGCCGGCCCGTGCCGGCGCCCGGGCGGTGACGTTGCGCGATGTCGGGCACCTGCTCGGCGACCGGGACGCCGGGGTGTTCACCAGCGCCGTGGCACTGGCGAACTGGCACGCCGCGCAGCCGTTCTCACCCGCGTCGGGGCAGCCGACCTCGGTTGCCGGCGCCGGCTGGTCCCGGATCGACGGGGAGGGCCGACAGCTCTGGCCGCGCACCGACCCGGCCATGATCGTGGCGGTGCACGACGGGGTGTCCGGGCCGGACGGTCGCTGCCTGCTCGGCAACAACGCGACGTGGCCGGACCGCGAGGGCGAGCTGCGGTTCTCCTGCCTCGCCGGCTACGTCGAGCCGGGTGAGTCGGCGGAGGCCGCGGTGCTGCGGGAGGTCGACGAGGAGGTCGGGGTGACCCTCGACCGGATCGAGTACGCCGGCAGCCAGGCGTGGCCCTTTCCGGGGTCGCTGATGCTCGGCTTCCTGGCCACGGCCGATGCGGGGCAGCCGTTGCGGGTCGACCCGACGGAGATCGCGGTCGCCCGTTGGTTCACCCGCCGGGAGATCGCGGCGGTGCTGGCCGGGGAGCGGGTCGACGCGGGCGACGGCCGGGCGGTCACCCTGCCGATGGAGTCCTCGATCGCGTTCTTCCTCATCAGCCGGTGGTTGGAAGGCTAA
- a CDS encoding DUF397 domain-containing protein: protein MTNRRPTTPTGGTPAWRTSSRSQTANCVEVALETVPSAPVAVRDSKDRGGPVLTFDAERWSGFISAAKAGEFDRG, encoded by the coding sequence ATGACGAACCGTCGACCCACCACGCCGACCGGTGGCACACCCGCCTGGCGGACGAGTTCCCGCAGCCAGACCGCGAACTGTGTCGAGGTCGCGCTGGAAACCGTGCCGTCGGCGCCGGTGGCCGTACGCGACAGCAAGGACCGCGGCGGCCCCGTGCTGACCTTCGACGCCGAGCGCTGGTCGGGCTTCATCTCGGCGGCGAAGGCGGGCGAATTCGACCGCGGCTGA
- a CDS encoding helix-turn-helix domain-containing protein, which translates to MSVSPVSIPTARRRLGAELRRLREAAGLTGEQVIARVGWASASKLSRLENGRSRPDLGDVLDLLDTYSVDGPLRDDLVAVTRAAGDARAWLRSYPVMTARQRGYAELEAGCVEIREWAPVLVPGLLQTPGYARVRFLSSRPLAAGPAENTDAETEVAARLARQSLLTRDATPLRYEAVIDEAALGSRGGPPDVVRGQLVRLRELAARPNVTLRVLPRTATIGDWYLPHTGFSLYGFAHPQDPETLAIEGLSIHLVLTDRTEIDRYTAVFDWLREAALSAADSLVWLTDAAPWSPVPAPRPDSPRRRTTTATPEGVAPGTATPSAPAASNATAGPGALTGPPARRTREVQPHPGR; encoded by the coding sequence GTGTCGGTGTCACCAGTGTCGATCCCGACCGCGCGGCGCCGGCTCGGAGCCGAACTCCGCCGGCTGCGCGAGGCGGCGGGCCTCACCGGCGAGCAGGTGATCGCCCGGGTCGGCTGGGCCTCGGCCTCCAAACTGTCCCGGCTGGAAAACGGTCGCAGCCGCCCCGACCTGGGCGACGTGCTCGACCTGCTGGACACCTATTCGGTCGACGGGCCACTACGCGACGACCTTGTCGCGGTCACCCGGGCGGCCGGTGACGCGCGGGCGTGGCTGCGCTCGTATCCCGTGATGACCGCCCGGCAGCGCGGCTACGCCGAACTGGAGGCCGGCTGCGTCGAGATCCGCGAGTGGGCGCCCGTGCTGGTCCCGGGCCTGTTGCAGACCCCCGGGTACGCCCGCGTGCGCTTCCTCTCGTCACGGCCGCTCGCCGCGGGCCCGGCGGAGAACACCGACGCGGAGACCGAGGTGGCCGCCCGGCTGGCCCGCCAGTCGCTGCTGACCCGCGACGCCACGCCGCTGCGGTACGAGGCGGTGATCGATGAGGCCGCGCTCGGCAGTCGCGGCGGACCGCCGGACGTCGTACGGGGTCAGCTCGTCCGGCTCCGGGAGTTGGCGGCCCGACCCAACGTCACCCTGCGGGTGCTGCCGAGGACGGCGACGATCGGCGACTGGTACCTGCCGCACACCGGATTCTCGCTCTACGGATTCGCCCACCCGCAGGACCCCGAGACACTGGCGATCGAGGGACTCTCCATCCACCTGGTGCTGACCGACCGCACCGAGATCGACCGGTACACGGCCGTGTTCGACTGGCTCCGCGAGGCCGCGCTGTCGGCCGCCGACTCGCTCGTCTGGCTCACCGACGCCGCACCCTGGTCACCGGTCCCGGCCCCTCGCCCGGACTCCCCGCGCCGCCGCACGACCACGGCCACGCCGGAAGGCGTCGCGCCAGGAACCGCCACCCCGAGTGCCCCCGCCGCGTCGAACGCCACCGCCGGACCGGGTGCCCTGACCGGGCCACCGGCGCGACGCACCCGCGAAGTCCAGCCTCATCCGGGCCGCTGA
- a CDS encoding mycoredoxin, which yields MLTMYSTPWCGYCHRLKSQFDREGIGYEVVDIEQDPAAAKFVESVNGGNQTVPTVRIVSADGGESVMTNPTIVQVKKALAELGVTA from the coding sequence ATGCTGACGATGTACTCCACGCCGTGGTGCGGCTACTGCCATCGGCTGAAGTCGCAGTTCGACCGCGAAGGCATCGGCTACGAGGTGGTCGACATCGAGCAGGACCCGGCGGCGGCCAAGTTCGTGGAGAGCGTCAACGGCGGCAACCAGACCGTGCCCACGGTACGCATCGTTTCCGCCGACGGCGGCGAGTCGGTCATGACCAACCCCACGATCGTCCAGGTGAAGAAGGCATTGGCCGAGCTGGGCGTGACAGCCTGA
- a CDS encoding ATP-dependent DNA helicase UvrD2 — MGVDSADRAVVERVLSGLDPEQRSAVTAPAGPVCILAGAGTGKTRAITHRIAYRALSGGITGRHVLAVTFTARAAAEMRARLTSLGVGGVQARTFHAAALRQVRYFAPRLLAGREMPELLDSKVRLVTLAAARAGLRTDRAAARDLAGEIEWAKSSLVEPGDYPVAAAKAMREIPHEAAKVAEVFAAYEKIKRANGVIDFEDMLRAAVWGIEEHRDVAEQVHAQYRHFVVDEYQDVNPLQQRLLDAWLGGRDDLTVVGDASQTIYSFTGATSGYLIDFPRRHRTAVVVRLVRDYRSTPQVVGLANAVIRQARGTEAKLRLELVGQRPPGPEPDVRIFADEPAEAAAVAARCRQLVEAGTPAREIAVLFRTNAQSEAYEKALAEAEVPYVVQGAERFFERPEVRQAVIALRSAVRSTPGETPLVRAVVEALTAVGWAPDQPPPGGAARERWEALAALVQLAEEHAARQPVLPLGEAAAVERPATLADFCEELQRRAAQQHAPTVEGVTLASLHSAKGLEWDAVFLVGLSDGTLPTTYAKTTEQIEEERRLLYVGVTRARESLWLSYAVARSPGGRARRPCRFLPQFDRPGDSRGKPSSGGSRKPDVRRNQVVSCRVCGGTLLAGVDRKLGRCPDCPSDLDEELLDRLREWRGVVASIQKIPAYVVFTDATLMALAERRPSRAEELLAIAGIGPRKLALYGDAAIALVGGAAVAEVTPEKSSPEES, encoded by the coding sequence GTGGGGGTTGATTCGGCGGACCGGGCGGTCGTTGAACGCGTCCTTTCGGGGCTCGACCCGGAGCAACGGTCGGCGGTGACCGCCCCGGCCGGGCCGGTCTGCATCCTGGCCGGCGCGGGCACCGGCAAGACGAGGGCGATCACGCACCGGATCGCCTACCGGGCCCTGTCTGGTGGCATCACCGGGCGGCACGTGCTCGCGGTGACCTTCACCGCCCGGGCGGCGGCGGAGATGCGGGCCCGGCTCACGTCGCTCGGCGTCGGCGGGGTGCAGGCGCGCACCTTCCACGCGGCCGCACTGCGGCAGGTCCGCTACTTCGCGCCCCGGCTGCTCGCCGGCCGGGAGATGCCCGAACTTCTCGACAGCAAGGTGCGACTGGTCACCCTCGCGGCCGCCCGGGCCGGGCTGCGCACCGACCGCGCCGCCGCCCGCGACCTGGCCGGTGAGATCGAGTGGGCGAAGTCGTCGCTGGTCGAGCCGGGCGACTATCCGGTGGCCGCGGCCAAGGCGATGCGGGAGATTCCGCACGAGGCGGCCAAGGTCGCCGAGGTGTTCGCCGCCTACGAGAAGATCAAGCGTGCCAACGGCGTGATCGACTTCGAGGACATGCTGCGGGCCGCGGTGTGGGGGATCGAGGAGCACCGCGACGTCGCCGAGCAGGTCCACGCGCAGTACCGACACTTCGTCGTCGATGAATACCAGGACGTCAACCCGCTCCAGCAGCGGCTGCTCGACGCCTGGCTCGGCGGCCGCGACGACCTCACCGTGGTCGGCGACGCCAGCCAGACCATTTACTCGTTCACCGGAGCCACCTCCGGCTACCTGATCGACTTCCCGCGCCGGCACCGCACCGCCGTCGTGGTCCGGCTCGTCCGCGACTACCGTTCGACCCCGCAGGTCGTCGGGCTCGCCAACGCCGTCATCCGGCAGGCCCGCGGCACCGAGGCCAAACTGCGGCTGGAACTCGTCGGCCAGCGCCCGCCGGGGCCGGAACCCGACGTGCGGATCTTCGCCGACGAACCGGCCGAGGCCGCCGCCGTCGCTGCCCGCTGCCGGCAACTGGTCGAGGCCGGCACCCCGGCCCGCGAGATCGCCGTACTCTTCCGCACCAACGCCCAGTCCGAGGCGTACGAGAAGGCGCTGGCCGAGGCCGAGGTGCCCTACGTCGTGCAGGGCGCGGAGCGGTTCTTCGAACGTCCCGAGGTCCGCCAGGCGGTGATCGCGCTGCGGTCGGCGGTCCGTTCGACACCGGGCGAGACGCCACTGGTCCGCGCCGTCGTCGAGGCGCTCACCGCGGTCGGGTGGGCACCCGACCAGCCGCCGCCGGGTGGTGCGGCGCGGGAGCGCTGGGAGGCGCTGGCCGCGCTGGTGCAACTGGCCGAGGAGCACGCCGCCCGGCAGCCGGTGCTGCCGCTCGGCGAGGCGGCGGCCGTGGAGCGCCCGGCCACCCTCGCCGACTTCTGCGAGGAGTTGCAGCGGCGGGCCGCGCAACAGCATGCCCCCACCGTCGAGGGCGTCACGCTCGCGTCGTTGCACTCGGCGAAGGGCCTCGAATGGGACGCGGTGTTCCTGGTGGGGCTCTCCGACGGCACACTGCCGACGACCTACGCCAAGACCACCGAGCAGATCGAGGAGGAGCGGCGCCTGCTCTACGTCGGCGTGACCAGGGCCCGGGAATCGCTCTGGCTGTCGTACGCCGTGGCACGCTCGCCCGGTGGTCGGGCCCGCCGGCCGTGCCGCTTCCTGCCGCAGTTCGACCGACCCGGTGACTCCCGGGGCAAGCCGTCTTCCGGCGGCAGTCGGAAACCCGACGTTCGACGAAACCAGGTGGTGTCCTGCCGGGTCTGCGGCGGCACCCTGCTGGCCGGCGTCGACCGCAAACTGGGTCGCTGCCCCGACTGCCCGTCCGACCTCGACGAGGAGCTGCTCGACCGGCTGCGCGAGTGGCGTGGCGTCGTCGCCTCGATACAGAAAATCCCTGCGTACGTGGTGTTCACCGACGCCACTCTGATGGCGCTCGCCGAGCGCCGACCGTCCCGCGCCGAGGAGCTTCTGGCGATCGCCGGGATCGGACCCCGCAAGCTCGCGCTCTACGGCGACGCGGCGATCGCGCTGGTGGGTGGTGCGGCGGTGGCCGAAGTGACGCCGGAAAAAAGTTCCCCGGAAGAGTCGTAA
- a CDS encoding WhiB family transcriptional regulator, whose translation MSLALAPVDVNVELEANLPCRKFDPDLWFSDAPAELELAKSLCGDCPLRVACLAGAVDRAEPWGVWGGEIFERGAVVPRKRPRGRPRKEDVARDQVLRVEVEARMAANGLAESRDTVRLAA comes from the coding sequence ATGAGTCTGGCGCTGGCCCCCGTCGACGTGAACGTCGAACTGGAGGCGAACCTGCCCTGCCGGAAGTTCGACCCCGACCTGTGGTTCTCCGACGCCCCCGCCGAGCTGGAACTGGCCAAGTCGCTGTGCGGCGACTGCCCGCTCCGGGTCGCGTGCCTCGCCGGTGCGGTCGACCGCGCCGAGCCGTGGGGTGTCTGGGGTGGCGAGATCTTCGAGCGTGGCGCGGTCGTCCCGCGCAAGCGGCCCCGTGGCCGTCCGCGCAAGGAGGACGTCGCCCGTGACCAGGTCCTCCGGGTCGAGGTCGAAGCGCGGATGGCGGCCAACGGCCTCGCCGAGTCGCGCGACACCGTCCGGCTGGCGGCCTGA
- a CDS encoding ABC1 kinase family protein gives MTDIPRRAVARTAKLAALPLGFAGRTVLGLGKRVTGLASDVVSAEIQQRTAEQLFSVLGQLKGGAMKFGQALSVFEAALPEEVAAPYRQALTKLQEAAPPLPAASVHKVLAEQLGENWRAKFVEFDDTPAAAASIGQVHRAVWKTRAKAGLPVAVKIQYPGAGDALLADLKQLSRLGGMFRAIQPGLDIKPLLAELRERIAEELDYELEATSQRAFHKAYAGDEEIFVPKVIASAPRVLVTEWVEGIPLSKIISEGTEEQRDRAGRLMAVLHFSAPARAGLLHADPHPGNFRLLPDGRLGVIDFGAVARLPEGHPEPIGRLVRLALADEAQAVIDGLREEGFVKQTDDIDAQALLDFILPMLEPVTLDEFRFTRAWLRSEAARLGNPKSPAYQLNRHLNLPPSYLLIHRVTLGSIGVLSQLEAKAPYRAILERWLPGFAPIS, from the coding sequence GTGACCGATATCCCACGTCGGGCCGTGGCCCGCACCGCCAAGCTCGCCGCTCTGCCCCTCGGCTTCGCGGGGCGGACCGTTCTCGGTCTGGGCAAGAGGGTCACCGGGCTGGCCTCCGACGTCGTCTCAGCCGAGATCCAGCAACGCACGGCCGAGCAGCTCTTCAGCGTCCTCGGGCAGCTCAAGGGCGGCGCGATGAAGTTCGGTCAGGCGCTGTCGGTGTTCGAGGCGGCGCTGCCGGAGGAGGTCGCGGCCCCCTACCGGCAGGCGTTGACCAAGCTGCAGGAAGCCGCGCCCCCGCTCCCGGCCGCCAGCGTGCACAAGGTGCTCGCCGAACAGTTGGGTGAGAACTGGCGGGCGAAGTTCGTCGAGTTCGACGACACGCCGGCCGCGGCGGCGAGCATCGGTCAGGTGCACCGCGCGGTCTGGAAGACCCGGGCCAAGGCGGGGCTGCCCGTCGCGGTCAAAATCCAGTACCCGGGGGCCGGTGATGCCCTGCTGGCCGATCTCAAGCAACTCTCCCGGCTGGGCGGGATGTTCCGCGCCATCCAGCCGGGTCTGGACATCAAACCGCTCCTGGCCGAGCTACGGGAACGAATCGCCGAAGAGCTCGACTACGAGCTGGAGGCGACCTCCCAGCGGGCGTTCCACAAGGCGTACGCCGGTGACGAGGAGATCTTCGTTCCGAAGGTGATCGCCTCTGCCCCGCGGGTGCTGGTGACCGAGTGGGTCGAGGGCATCCCGCTCTCGAAGATCATCAGCGAGGGCACCGAGGAACAGCGCGACCGCGCCGGTCGACTGATGGCGGTGCTGCACTTCTCGGCGCCGGCCCGGGCCGGCCTCCTGCACGCCGACCCGCACCCGGGCAACTTCCGGCTACTGCCGGACGGGCGCCTCGGTGTCATCGACTTCGGGGCGGTTGCCCGGCTGCCCGAAGGGCATCCCGAGCCGATCGGCCGGCTGGTCCGGCTCGCGCTGGCCGATGAGGCACAGGCGGTGATCGACGGACTCCGCGAGGAGGGATTCGTCAAGCAGACCGACGACATCGACGCGCAGGCCCTGCTCGACTTCATCCTGCCGATGCTGGAACCGGTGACCCTCGACGAGTTCCGCTTCACCCGCGCCTGGCTGCGCTCGGAGGCGGCCCGACTGGGCAATCCGAAGTCGCCGGCATACCAGCTCAACCGGCACCTCAACCTGCCACCCTCGTACCTGCTGATCCACCGCGTGACCCTCGGTTCGATCGGGGTGTTGTCACAGCTGGAGGCGAAGGCGCCCTACCGGGCGATCCTGGAGCGCTGGCTGCCCGGCTTCGCACCGATCTCCTGA